A genomic window from Candidatus Methylacidiphilales bacterium includes:
- a CDS encoding TadE/TadG family type IV pilus assembly protein: MRLVSPSLRSPRCSKGSTLVEFALVFVVFTICLMGLLDLGRYLYTKQRMAHMLRAGIRASTVYDPLQAGNTLTRREVFVNALKSADGNFLLRGVSLPTVSANQTSSDALVLTPSDAGTYGSSVVAQLKLPFTYVTPLIKMVGAASSSKSLDIQVTIQSTNEP, from the coding sequence ATGCGGCTTGTTTCACCCAGCCTGCGGTCTCCGCGCTGCTCCAAAGGATCAACCCTGGTCGAGTTCGCCCTCGTCTTTGTCGTCTTCACCATCTGCCTCATGGGCCTGTTGGATCTCGGACGTTACCTTTACACCAAACAACGCATGGCCCACATGCTGCGGGCGGGCATTCGCGCCTCCACCGTCTACGACCCCCTCCAAGCTGGCAACACCTTGACCCGGCGCGAAGTCTTTGTGAATGCCCTCAAGAGCGCGGACGGCAATTTCCTGCTGCGGGGGGTTTCCCTCCCCACTGTGTCTGCCAACCAGACCTCCAGTGATGCCCTTGTCCTCACTCCGTCCGATGCGGGCACCTACGGCAGTTCGGTGGTTGCCCAATTGAAGCTCCCCTTCACCTATGTCACCCCGCTGATCAAGATGGTGGGGGCGGCCAGCTCTTCCAAAAGCTTGGATATCCAGGTCACCATCCAATCCACCAACGAACCATGA
- a CDS encoding DUF192 domain-containing protein yields MDVKKTILPGEYEFSLAPGGRVLSHVEYRPGPWFRLRGLLGRRALASGTGIWLLPCDSIHMFFMQFPIDAIFLDRNQRIVHVVHHIGPWSLVWPVRGAYSCLEIPAGEAVGLAPGMELQVRQVPACDRVSSKV; encoded by the coding sequence ATGGATGTGAAAAAAACGATTCTTCCTGGTGAATATGAGTTTTCCCTCGCGCCAGGCGGCAGGGTCTTGTCTCACGTCGAGTACCGACCCGGTCCGTGGTTCCGCCTGCGTGGCCTTCTCGGACGCAGGGCGCTGGCATCCGGCACCGGCATCTGGCTCCTTCCCTGTGATTCCATCCACATGTTTTTCATGCAATTTCCCATTGATGCCATCTTCCTCGACCGGAACCAACGAATAGTCCATGTGGTGCATCACATCGGGCCCTGGTCCTTGGTTTGGCCGGTTCGGGGGGCTTATTCTTGTCTGGAGATTCCCGCCGGGGAGGCGGTCGGGCTTGCTCCTGGAATGGAATTGCAGGTTCGCCAGGTGCCGGCCTGCGACAGGGTTTCTTCCAAGGTGTAG
- a CDS encoding histidine kinase, whose translation MSGSCLYLRMKTGSSFGRGRHRLTLGLCLFLIFLNFGLVVLLFMLSWLGRGGEGPFPAGPGLGLTWQVTFWLIIATGLIFTIVMIFGVIRPLHLITSSLHEGSPMPLARLVREPTEMGELARLMKRSFEQRDLLESEIAVRRLAEDRVREREAQLTELTRDRERLIHDLHDGLIQSLYAIGLKLELIRSSLDPGLPQAADLSTATGQINQLLTNLRGSLQGSAGLLHRIRSLSRALSDLTASMSGGVSVELDCPSQVDQLLTPGQSQELYAITSEALMNVVRHARARRVRVQLWTGQAQLRLSVEDDGMGMNPSALGGLGLNSMSRRARSIGAKIRWMDGARGGTRVELDMPLGTDAPGPMEDAA comes from the coding sequence ATGTCCGGCTCCTGCCTTTACCTTCGCATGAAGACCGGCAGCAGCTTTGGGCGAGGGCGGCACCGGCTCACCCTCGGGCTCTGTCTCTTTTTGATTTTTCTTAATTTCGGACTGGTGGTCCTGCTCTTCATGCTCTCCTGGCTGGGCCGGGGCGGGGAAGGTCCTTTTCCTGCGGGTCCCGGGCTTGGCTTGACCTGGCAGGTGACTTTTTGGCTGATCATCGCCACGGGCTTGATCTTCACCATCGTCATGATTTTCGGCGTCATCCGCCCGCTCCATCTGATCACCTCCAGCTTGCATGAGGGGAGCCCGATGCCCCTGGCCCGCCTCGTCAGGGAACCCACTGAGATGGGTGAACTCGCCCGTCTGATGAAGCGCTCATTCGAGCAGCGCGATCTTTTGGAATCGGAAATCGCCGTCCGCCGTCTGGCCGAAGACCGGGTGCGCGAGCGGGAAGCCCAATTGACCGAATTGACACGGGACCGGGAAAGATTGATCCACGATCTGCACGACGGATTGATCCAGAGCCTATATGCCATCGGTCTCAAGTTGGAATTGATCCGTTCCTCTTTGGATCCCGGCCTGCCCCAGGCTGCCGATCTTTCCACGGCCACCGGCCAGATCAATCAATTGCTGACCAACCTGCGGGGCAGTCTGCAGGGGTCGGCAGGCCTGCTCCACCGCATCCGTTCTCTTTCCCGGGCTTTGTCCGACCTCACCGCCAGTATGAGCGGTGGGGTCTCGGTCGAATTGGATTGCCCTTCCCAAGTCGACCAGTTGCTCACCCCCGGCCAGTCCCAGGAACTCTATGCCATCACCTCGGAAGCACTGATGAATGTTGTTCGCCATGCCCGGGCCCGTCGGGTGCGGGTCCAGCTGTGGACCGGTCAGGCACAGCTTCGACTGTCGGTCGAAGACGACGGCATGGGCATGAATCCCTCTGCCCTCGGCGGACTCGGGCTCAACAGCATGTCCCGCCGTGCCCGCTCCATCGGCGCCAAAATTCGCTGGATGGACGGCGCCCGTGGAGGAACAAGGGTCGAATTGGACATGCCCCTGGGCACGGACGCCCCGGGACCGATGGAGGACGCCGCATGA
- a CDS encoding response regulator transcription factor, which produces MNPPTPIRILLVDDHEMVRTGLRALLEHFSDLLIVGEAGTGSLAVDLAASLEPDVVLLDLRLPDIPGAEVCRRIIATGCEARVLILTSFLDHATALEGIEAGASGFLLKHIDRAELRRAITDVAAGGRVFPPEVAQSLALALQERNDHRRIEARMAQLSAQERRIASLVAGGKLNKEIAEEMGLSEKTVKNYLGRIFIKLGAARRSQVAVLYMECQPGRSTEAPGADRD; this is translated from the coding sequence ATGAATCCACCCACCCCCATCCGCATCCTCTTGGTGGACGATCATGAGATGGTGCGCACCGGATTGCGGGCCCTTCTGGAGCACTTTTCCGATCTCCTCATCGTCGGGGAGGCCGGAACCGGAAGCCTTGCGGTGGATCTGGCCGCCTCTCTGGAACCTGACGTGGTCTTGCTCGACCTCCGGTTGCCCGACATTCCGGGTGCCGAGGTGTGCCGGAGGATCATTGCCACCGGTTGTGAGGCACGGGTGCTCATCCTGACTTCGTTTCTCGATCATGCCACTGCTTTGGAGGGCATTGAAGCCGGGGCCTCGGGATTTTTGCTCAAACACATCGACCGCGCCGAACTCAGACGTGCCATCACCGATGTCGCCGCCGGTGGCCGGGTCTTCCCCCCCGAAGTTGCCCAAAGCCTGGCCCTGGCTCTACAGGAGCGCAACGACCACCGCCGCATCGAAGCCCGCATGGCCCAGTTATCCGCCCAGGAACGCCGCATCGCCTCTCTGGTCGCGGGGGGCAAGCTGAACAAGGAGATCGCCGAGGAGATGGGCCTGAGTGAAAAAACAGTCAAAAACTACCTCGGACGCATCTTTATCAAACTGGGCGCAGCCCGGCGTTCCCAAGTGGCGGTCCTTTACATGGAATGCCAGCCGGGCAGATCCACAGAAGCGCCCGGCGCCGATAGGGACTAA
- the accC gene encoding acetyl-CoA carboxylase biotin carboxylase subunit — translation MFDKVLIANRGEIALRVIRACKELGVHSVAVYSEADADSLHVQLADEAICIGKGPSSESYLKIDRIISAAEIADVDAIHPGYGFLSEKAHFAEVCRSCNIKFIGPPPEAITLMGDKATARDTARKAGVPITPGSEGLIETEQEALKIAKKIGYPVMIKAVAGGGGKGMRPAHNDNSLIQGFHAARMEAEKAFGNPAIYIEKLIENPHHIEFQIMADSKGKIVHVGERDCSIQRRNQKLVEECPSPMLTPELRKKMGKAAIKLAEAVNYENAGTMEFLVDDDGNFYFMEMNTRIQVEHPITEEVYGVDLVREQIRIAAGEPLGKEFDDLKPLRHAIEFRINAEDPFNDFRPSPGKIDLYYAPGGNGIRVDSHVYGGYSIPPYYDSMVGKLIAMGPDRQTAILRMTRALDEIIIRGIKTTVPLGQLILKDIEFRRGRYSTHFVQALMEQRAQMMPKYEA, via the coding sequence ATGTTTGACAAAGTCCTGATCGCCAACCGGGGTGAAATCGCACTCCGGGTCATCCGCGCCTGCAAAGAACTGGGCGTCCATTCCGTGGCTGTCTACTCCGAGGCAGACGCCGACTCCCTCCACGTTCAATTGGCCGACGAGGCCATCTGCATCGGCAAGGGCCCGAGCAGTGAAAGCTATCTCAAGATCGACCGCATCATTTCTGCGGCCGAGATCGCCGACGTCGATGCCATCCATCCCGGTTACGGCTTCCTCTCGGAAAAGGCCCACTTCGCCGAAGTCTGCCGCAGTTGCAACATCAAGTTCATCGGACCGCCCCCCGAGGCCATCACCCTGATGGGCGACAAAGCCACGGCGCGCGACACCGCCCGCAAGGCCGGGGTGCCCATCACCCCGGGCAGCGAGGGCCTGATCGAGACCGAACAGGAAGCACTCAAGATCGCCAAAAAAATCGGCTACCCGGTCATGATCAAGGCCGTGGCCGGCGGCGGTGGCAAGGGCATGCGCCCGGCCCACAACGACAATTCCCTCATCCAGGGTTTCCACGCCGCCCGCATGGAAGCGGAGAAGGCCTTCGGCAATCCCGCCATTTACATCGAAAAGCTCATCGAGAACCCCCACCACATCGAATTCCAGATCATGGCCGATTCCAAGGGGAAGATCGTCCACGTGGGCGAGCGCGATTGCTCCATCCAGCGTCGCAACCAGAAACTGGTGGAAGAGTGCCCCTCACCCATGCTCACGCCCGAGCTGCGCAAGAAGATGGGCAAGGCCGCGATCAAGCTGGCCGAAGCGGTGAATTACGAAAATGCCGGAACGATGGAGTTCCTTGTCGACGACGACGGCAATTTTTACTTCATGGAGATGAACACCCGCATCCAGGTGGAGCACCCCATCACGGAGGAAGTTTACGGCGTCGACCTGGTGCGCGAGCAGATCCGTATCGCCGCGGGCGAACCCTTGGGCAAGGAATTCGACGACCTCAAGCCGTTGCGCCACGCCATTGAGTTCCGCATCAACGCCGAGGACCCGTTCAACGACTTCCGTCCCTCCCCCGGCAAGATCGACCTCTACTACGCCCCGGGAGGAAACGGCATCCGCGTTGATTCCCATGTCTACGGCGGCTACTCCATCCCGCCCTACTATGATTCGATGGTGGGCAAGCTCATCGCCATGGGCCCTGACCGGCAGACGGCCATCCTGCGCATGACCCGGGCACTGGATGAAATCATCATCCGCGGAATCAAAACGACCGTGCCGCTCGGACAGTTGATTTTGAAAGACATCGAGTTCCGTCGCGGTCGCTACAGCACCCATTTCGTGCAAGCCCTGATGGAACAGCGCGCCCAGATGATGCCGAAATACGAAGCCTGA
- a CDS encoding TadE/TadG family type IV pilus assembly protein, which yields MNLKTEMVSLSPGARHPHRRGQALIEFVVVAVPVMMVLVFGAIELGILIGSLNRMAAADREGARMYMRWSIDATATGASSEIQTKVVTPMMSSVVQSGESSSIYQVVVSSLIRLDGPNRSTHTANSTTDDVIIIDKQFYYSGGNASSGSYSRIGAVDTVLAQNLPNGNPDTSKLLTIDYLAAGEKSVCVEIFRTYTTVTPLGKIVSGLIPGTLYDRCFF from the coding sequence ATGAACCTGAAAACCGAAATGGTCTCACTCAGTCCCGGTGCCCGGCACCCCCACCGCAGAGGCCAGGCCCTGATTGAATTCGTCGTCGTTGCCGTCCCGGTTATGATGGTCCTGGTTTTCGGTGCCATCGAACTCGGGATTCTGATCGGCAGCCTCAACCGCATGGCCGCAGCCGACCGCGAAGGGGCCCGCATGTACATGCGCTGGAGCATCGATGCCACCGCCACCGGTGCCTCTTCGGAAATCCAGACCAAGGTCGTCACTCCCATGATGAGCAGCGTGGTCCAGTCCGGTGAATCTTCCAGTATCTACCAAGTGGTCGTTTCCTCCCTCATCCGTCTCGATGGGCCCAACCGCAGCACCCACACCGCCAATTCGACCACCGACGACGTCATCATCATCGATAAACAATTTTATTACTCCGGCGGCAATGCCAGCAGCGGTTCCTACTCGCGCATCGGTGCGGTCGATACGGTCCTGGCCCAGAACCTGCCCAACGGCAACCCCGACACCTCGAAACTGCTCACCATTGACTACCTCGCCGCTGGTGAAAAATCCGTCTGTGTGGAAATCTTCCGCACCTACACCACCGTGACTCCTCTTGGAAAAATCGTCTCCGGTCTCATACCCGGTACCCTCTATGACCGGTGCTTCTTTTGA
- the accB gene encoding acetyl-CoA carboxylase biotin carboxyl carrier protein, with protein sequence MELKEIKSVIDLMARNGLTEFELERDNFKIRICKGASGAYQVAAPVPMMAPAPLHHLPPAHPAAHPAPPAAPASVGAAIHSPMVGTFYRSPSPDSPSYVEVGTEVTEETVVCIIEAMKVMNEIKAEVKGVITEIVAENGKPVEFGAPLFKIQPR encoded by the coding sequence ATGGAACTCAAAGAAATCAAATCGGTGATCGACCTCATGGCCCGGAACGGGCTGACAGAGTTCGAATTGGAGCGAGACAATTTCAAGATTCGTATCTGTAAGGGGGCGTCCGGCGCCTACCAAGTGGCCGCCCCGGTGCCGATGATGGCCCCGGCCCCACTCCACCATCTGCCCCCTGCCCACCCAGCGGCCCACCCCGCTCCTCCAGCAGCCCCGGCTTCCGTCGGCGCCGCCATCCACTCCCCCATGGTCGGCACCTTCTACCGCTCCCCCTCCCCCGACTCCCCCTCCTACGTCGAGGTCGGAACCGAAGTCACGGAAGAAACCGTGGTCTGCATCATCGAAGCCATGAAGGTGATGAACGAAATCAAGGCCGAGGTCAAAGGCGTCATCACCGAGATCGTGGCCGAAAACGGCAAACCGGTCGAATTCGGCGCCCCGCTCTTCAAGATCCAACCGCGCTGA
- the tmk gene encoding dTMP kinase, whose translation MRPRLISFEGGEGCGKSTQLGLLVQRLQSAGQTVVTLREPGGTEVGEVIRDLLKHHPAGHGMSAETELLLFAASRAELVRKRIVPALEAGQWVVCDRFLDSTTVYQGIARGLEAESVAAINRFAIAGHTPGLTLVLDTDPAEARERMRLRDGEKADRMESEPMDFYHRVAGGFRNLAAQNPDRIRLVPASGPVGEVAQSVLKEFRHAFPGVLD comes from the coding sequence ATGAGACCGCGTCTGATCAGTTTCGAGGGGGGCGAGGGTTGCGGCAAATCGACCCAACTCGGCCTGTTGGTGCAACGCCTGCAATCCGCCGGACAAACCGTGGTCACCCTGCGCGAACCGGGTGGCACGGAAGTGGGTGAAGTCATCCGCGACCTGCTCAAGCACCACCCTGCCGGCCACGGCATGAGTGCCGAAACCGAATTGTTGCTCTTCGCCGCCAGCCGGGCCGAACTGGTGCGCAAACGCATCGTCCCCGCCCTCGAAGCCGGACAATGGGTGGTCTGCGACCGTTTCCTCGATTCCACCACTGTATATCAAGGCATCGCCCGCGGGTTGGAGGCGGAGTCCGTGGCCGCGATCAACCGTTTTGCCATCGCCGGGCACACGCCCGGCCTGACCCTGGTGCTGGACACCGATCCTGCCGAAGCCCGCGAGCGGATGCGCCTGCGCGACGGCGAGAAAGCGGACCGGATGGAAAGCGAACCGATGGATTTCTACCACCGGGTGGCCGGTGGCTTCCGCAATCTGGCCGCGCAAAACCCCGACCGTATCCGCCTGGTCCCGGCCTCGGGCCCGGTCGGGGAAGTGGCCCAATCCGTCCTCAAGGAGTTCCGTCATGCCTTTCCCGGCGTCCTGGATTAA
- a CDS encoding type II secretion system F family protein — MSPLLIITFFLLTGAFICIAAAFTTGESKPVSLTARLQKGQQGEAASQGGLRDAEQMNKGIVARVFLPLSNKWSKKFAGFTPAKMVADADQAIAEAGMIGQLTGAQLTTLSWMLAAAIPLLFAFLFTPAVLQGTVAPILLLAVCGIGALLGQRLPVGIIRGRANKRKHEISLALPFTFDLISISVSAGMAFDGAMQIVAERTKGPLAEEMRRTLREINLGIARSVALNNLVKRTGVEDLRTFIAAVNYIAKLGGSLTGVIEIQTEAMRLKRRQRAETKANQAPVKIMIPLVLFILPCLFIVILGPAALQLVNGKFAL; from the coding sequence ATGAGCCCGTTGTTGATCATCACGTTTTTTCTCCTGACCGGTGCTTTCATCTGCATCGCGGCCGCTTTCACCACCGGGGAATCCAAGCCGGTCAGCCTGACCGCACGTCTGCAAAAGGGCCAACAGGGCGAGGCCGCATCCCAGGGCGGCCTGCGTGACGCCGAGCAGATGAACAAGGGTATCGTCGCCCGTGTCTTTCTGCCTTTGTCGAACAAGTGGTCGAAGAAATTTGCCGGATTCACCCCGGCCAAAATGGTGGCCGACGCCGACCAGGCCATCGCCGAGGCCGGCATGATCGGGCAGTTGACCGGAGCCCAGTTGACCACCCTTTCCTGGATGTTGGCCGCGGCCATCCCCTTGCTTTTTGCGTTTCTCTTCACTCCGGCCGTGCTCCAGGGCACCGTGGCGCCGATCTTGTTGCTGGCGGTCTGCGGGATAGGCGCGCTTCTCGGCCAACGTCTGCCGGTGGGCATCATCCGCGGGCGTGCCAACAAACGCAAACACGAGATCTCGCTCGCCCTGCCCTTCACTTTCGACCTCATCAGCATCAGTGTTTCCGCCGGTATGGCATTCGACGGTGCCATGCAGATCGTCGCGGAACGTACCAAGGGCCCCCTGGCCGAGGAAATGCGCCGCACCCTGCGCGAAATCAACCTCGGTATTGCACGGTCGGTCGCTCTCAACAACCTGGTCAAACGAACCGGGGTCGAGGACCTGCGCACGTTCATCGCAGCGGTCAATTACATCGCCAAACTGGGCGGCAGCCTCACCGGGGTCATTGAGATTCAAACCGAGGCCATGCGTCTCAAACGCCGCCAGCGCGCGGAAACCAAAGCCAACCAGGCCCCGGTCAAGATCATGATCCCGCTCGTCCTCTTCATTCTTCCCTGTCTTTTCATTGTCATTCTCGGGCCGGCCGCCCTGCAACTGGTCAATGGCAAATTTGCGCTCTGA
- the thiE gene encoding thiamine phosphate synthase: MSSTEKKNALSRARLYAILDTGYSDPGNWAQLAGQLIRGGAGILQIRAKHAPEKDIVAWTAPVLAVTRSAGIPLILNDHPHLVPVTGADGCHIGQEDGTVAAARKLAGPDALVGKSTHSLDQARAAEQEAPDYIGFGPIFATATKPDYVPIGTEAIQAMAREITLPAFCIGGIKRENAAGLVAMGARRLVIVSGLLQAPDPEAYAREVLNDLQKL, translated from the coding sequence ATGAGCTCGACCGAAAAGAAAAACGCACTCTCGCGCGCCCGCCTCTATGCCATCCTCGACACAGGCTACAGCGATCCGGGGAACTGGGCGCAATTGGCAGGGCAATTGATCCGGGGCGGCGCGGGCATTCTTCAGATCCGGGCCAAACACGCCCCGGAAAAAGACATTGTGGCTTGGACGGCCCCTGTTCTCGCGGTCACCCGGTCTGCGGGCATCCCGCTCATCCTCAACGACCATCCCCACTTGGTTCCAGTGACGGGAGCGGACGGCTGCCATATCGGACAGGAGGACGGCACGGTGGCCGCGGCCCGGAAATTGGCCGGACCGGATGCCCTGGTCGGCAAATCCACCCACTCACTGGACCAGGCGCGAGCTGCGGAACAGGAAGCACCGGATTACATCGGCTTCGGCCCGATATTTGCCACCGCCACCAAGCCTGATTACGTGCCCATCGGTACGGAGGCCATCCAGGCCATGGCGAGGGAAATCACCCTGCCCGCCTTTTGTATCGGGGGGATCAAGCGGGAGAACGCGGCCGGGCTGGTGGCGATGGGAGCCCGTCGGCTGGTCATTGTTTCCGGACTGCTGCAGGCTCCCGACCCCGAGGCTTATGCGCGGGAAGTCTTGAACGATTTGCAAAAGCTGTAG
- a CDS encoding pilus assembly protein: MKAFPWHFLRRDKKGQILIIFALVLPIVILMTGLTVDVGLMYRADARISRALDSTALRIGENPKMSLDRRKAVALTTLKANYPDFLSGKTVNDWTVNGTINATGGEQMYISNNVGEWARVTTVGSGNTTYDYKPVDVIFTTVEAQVRQPTYFMRIIGSNYVEMKRKAVAKRFPAVIALVLDISGSMLEQGNSGNFPTSGTRADGLLDAVEAFCPFFDDTRDFMLVVAYSRNAAVVWPPNEDDDGETSDGYFFPARGFNTGIGGVSSKNVSNWLNSNLKWYGSTNAYEGMRIAAKNVKAMLDTYPQAIRDQIQVNYVLMTDGQFNTLSSYARGPGFGYPWNDANGTATDPSARPTWLPAKYDFHLDPLLVGNMTSATDVPIPAFDSSATSGFTSYNLATRAAPTALFGTVGNATLARGVRGIIDDPINTFTDNSTVVWKASFASHSGSTTSGSPPSTYLADLTAAYPGSSLSDSVYPRGRGVNANGINNNGGTSNANLVLYPVSFSIPSSSSKWKDWSYPANFFFKNGTTNPALNNSPYWNLADATALSTNATRYRMVYEKAKLFNINLVGFPGAVIADAMNPFKNTSSPRYSWDGTKNRHDPDGVMTNDYVGFFPGTRRYANSYGVFFRDTYSGYSSSSNPVNWVKASVSSSTLPPRDLYGIGTMAISDFYPNFTCAGGLDQFTNPVGTNSSENATYSAITDLTQLGSWTTNATAVPPRYNWSPVRDEIDDTNNRMNWKDWWSVRNNQWETSNPDNTNGYWLVEAQCWLLREQQKATIYTVDYSGTYADAMKRMANDNNDATFPQYSNQRNGNYYDVTAGNTALVASFQEIAKRISLKLVQ; encoded by the coding sequence ATGAAAGCATTCCCCTGGCACTTCCTCCGCCGTGATAAAAAAGGCCAGATCCTCATCATATTTGCCCTGGTGCTCCCCATCGTCATCCTCATGACCGGCCTGACCGTCGACGTCGGTCTGATGTATCGTGCCGACGCGCGTATCTCCCGTGCCCTGGATTCCACCGCCCTGCGCATCGGGGAAAACCCCAAAATGAGCCTGGATCGCCGCAAGGCCGTCGCTTTGACCACCCTCAAGGCCAACTACCCCGATTTCCTTTCTGGAAAAACCGTCAACGATTGGACGGTCAACGGGACCATCAACGCCACTGGTGGGGAGCAGATGTACATTTCCAACAATGTGGGCGAGTGGGCCCGGGTCACGACGGTCGGGAGCGGCAACACCACCTACGATTACAAGCCGGTGGACGTGATTTTCACCACCGTGGAAGCCCAGGTCCGCCAGCCGACCTATTTCATGCGCATCATCGGCTCGAATTATGTCGAGATGAAACGCAAGGCCGTGGCCAAAAGGTTCCCCGCCGTCATCGCCCTCGTCCTGGACATATCCGGTTCGATGTTGGAGCAGGGCAATTCCGGTAATTTTCCCACCTCCGGCACCCGCGCTGATGGATTGCTCGATGCCGTCGAGGCCTTTTGCCCGTTCTTCGACGACACCCGCGATTTCATGCTTGTGGTCGCCTACAGCCGAAATGCCGCCGTGGTCTGGCCGCCGAATGAAGATGACGACGGTGAGACCAGCGACGGCTATTTCTTCCCGGCCCGGGGTTTCAACACCGGCATTGGCGGAGTTTCCTCAAAAAATGTCTCCAATTGGCTCAACAGCAACCTGAAGTGGTATGGGAGCACCAACGCATATGAGGGCATGCGCATTGCGGCCAAGAACGTCAAGGCGATGTTGGACACCTATCCCCAGGCCATCCGGGACCAGATCCAGGTCAATTACGTGCTGATGACCGACGGTCAATTCAACACCCTGTCTTCCTACGCCCGTGGCCCCGGCTTCGGCTACCCTTGGAACGACGCGAACGGCACGGCCACGGATCCCAGTGCCCGGCCCACTTGGCTGCCGGCCAAGTATGATTTCCATTTGGATCCTTTGCTGGTTGGAAACATGACCTCGGCCACGGATGTCCCCATTCCTGCGTTCGATTCTTCTGCCACCTCCGGCTTCACCTCTTACAACCTGGCCACCCGCGCTGCCCCCACGGCTTTGTTTGGCACAGTGGGCAATGCCACCCTTGCCCGGGGGGTGCGCGGCATCATCGATGACCCCATCAACACGTTCACCGATAACTCGACCGTGGTTTGGAAAGCCAGTTTCGCCAGCCATTCGGGCAGCACCACCAGCGGCAGTCCTCCCTCCACTTATTTGGCCGACCTCACCGCCGCTTATCCCGGCTCCAGCCTTTCAGACTCGGTTTACCCGCGCGGGCGCGGGGTCAACGCCAACGGAATCAACAACAATGGGGGGACCAGCAATGCCAACTTGGTGCTCTACCCGGTTTCCTTCAGCATTCCCAGTTCCTCTTCCAAGTGGAAGGATTGGTCGTATCCGGCCAATTTTTTCTTTAAAAATGGCACCACCAATCCGGCTTTGAACAATTCCCCCTATTGGAATCTGGCCGATGCCACCGCCCTCAGCACCAATGCCACCCGCTACCGGATGGTTTACGAAAAGGCCAAGCTTTTCAACATCAACCTGGTTGGGTTTCCCGGGGCGGTCATTGCCGATGCCATGAATCCGTTTAAAAACACCTCGTCTCCCCGTTACTCCTGGGACGGCACCAAAAACCGTCACGATCCCGATGGCGTCATGACCAATGACTATGTCGGCTTTTTCCCGGGCACCCGGCGCTACGCCAACAGTTACGGCGTTTTCTTTCGCGATACTTACAGCGGTTATTCCAGCAGCTCCAACCCGGTCAACTGGGTCAAAGCCTCGGTCTCCTCCTCCACATTGCCTCCTAGAGACTTGTATGGTATTGGGACCATGGCCATCTCCGACTTTTACCCGAATTTCACTTGCGCCGGGGGACTTGATCAGTTCACCAACCCGGTAGGCACCAATTCTTCCGAAAACGCCACCTACAGCGCCATCACTGACCTGACCCAGTTGGGTTCCTGGACCACCAACGCCACGGCCGTTCCACCCCGATACAACTGGAGTCCGGTGCGTGATGAAATCGACGACACCAACAACCGCATGAATTGGAAGGACTGGTGGTCGGTGAGGAACAACCAATGGGAGACCTCCAATCCGGACAACACCAACGGCTATTGGTTGGTTGAAGCCCAATGCTGGCTGCTGCGGGAGCAGCAGAAAGCCACCATCTACACCGTGGACTATTCCGGCACCTACGCCGACGCCATGAAACGCATGGCCAACGACAACAACGACGCCACCTTTCCCCAATACAGCAACCAGCGCAACGGCAATTACTACGATGTGACGGCCGGGAACACCGCCTTGGTGGCCTCCTTCCAGGAAATCGCCAAGCGCATTTCCCTCAAGCTGGTTCAGTAA